The Sinorhizobium meliloti genome includes a window with the following:
- the hsnA gene encoding host-specificity nodulation protein HsnA: protein MVDQLESEIIGIIKNRVESEGGDGETALIVGDLTAATELTALGVDSLGLADIIWDVEQAYGIRIEMNTAEAWSDLQNVGDIVGAIRGLLTKGA, encoded by the coding sequence ATGGTAGATCAACTCGAAAGCGAAATCATTGGCATCATCAAGAACCGTGTCGAATCGGAGGGCGGCGATGGAGAGACCGCGTTAATAGTCGGCGATTTAACGGCTGCCACTGAATTGACCGCGCTTGGTGTCGATTCTCTCGGATTGGCAGACATCATCTGGGACGTGGAACAGGCCTACGGTATCAGGATCGAGATGAACACGGCCGAGGCGTGGTCGGATCTCCAGAACGTCGGCGACATAGTGGGAGCCATCCGAGGCTTGCTCACTAAGGGGGCTTGA
- the hsnD gene encoding host-specificity nodulation protein HsnD — protein MTHSTLPPQPFAILAMPRTGTHYLEELVNEHPNVLSNGELLNTYDTNWPDKERLLLSDRELLERAFLRYPPQSDKKVTHVGCKINEPQFQERPSFFAELTAWPGLKVILVIRRNTLESLRSFVQARQTRQWLKFKSDSSAPPPPVMLPFATCEAYFKAADDFHARVVNAFDSSRIRLIEYERLLRDPLPCVAKALDFLGAPALQLADRGILRRQETRPLDQTVRNFHELRVHFANGPYARFFELA, from the coding sequence ATGACCCATTCCACGCTGCCGCCTCAGCCATTTGCAATCCTTGCAATGCCAAGGACCGGTACACACTACTTGGAAGAATTGGTGAACGAGCATCCGAATGTATTGAGTAACGGTGAATTGCTCAATACGTACGACACGAACTGGCCTGATAAAGAACGCCTGCTACTCAGCGATCGAGAGCTTCTTGAGCGTGCCTTCTTGCGCTATCCCCCACAAAGCGACAAGAAGGTGACCCATGTGGGTTGCAAGATCAACGAGCCTCAGTTTCAGGAGCGTCCGAGCTTTTTTGCCGAGCTGACCGCTTGGCCTGGACTTAAGGTTATCCTTGTGATTCGCAGAAACACATTAGAGTCGCTAAGATCGTTTGTGCAGGCAAGGCAAACCCGCCAGTGGCTCAAGTTCAAGTCGGACAGTTCAGCTCCTCCACCTCCGGTGATGTTGCCATTCGCCACCTGCGAAGCCTACTTCAAAGCTGCCGACGATTTCCACGCTCGAGTGGTGAACGCCTTTGATTCAAGCAGGATACGTTTAATCGAGTACGAGAGGCTCCTTCGCGATCCCCTCCCTTGCGTGGCAAAGGCCTTAGATTTCCTCGGCGCTCCTGCCCTACAGCTTGCTGATCGCGGTATTCTTCGGCGTCAAGAGACGCGTCCGTTGGACCAAACGGTACGGAACTTTCATGAGTTGCGGGTTCACTTCGCGAATGGACCTTACGCGAGGTTCTTTGAGCTTGCGTAA